From one Triticum urartu cultivar G1812 chromosome 3, Tu2.1, whole genome shotgun sequence genomic stretch:
- the LOC125544803 gene encoding basic leucine zipper 6-like produces the protein MAQLPPKIPTGAHHWPGAGVEHHGHAPAAVWADEFAEFAAARRGAHRRSLSDSVAFVEMAPGGCGGAGDFDRLDDDQLMSMFPDEGGSTAPGSENGTSDSDGDKHGKDRYDDGHNDDANPEEPGPGHATPTSSTETIRDPKRVKRILANRQSAQRSRVRKLQYISELERCVTTLQNEVSVLSPRVAFLDQQRTILTVGNSHLKQRIAALAQDKLFKDAHQEALKEEIERLRQVYQQQNLRMSSGAGAASDHGGPPPVRAEKELMS, from the exons ATGGCGCAGCTCCCGCCCAAGATCCCGACCGGGGCGCACCACTGGCCCGGCGCCGGCGTGGAGCACCACGGCCACGCGCCCGCCGCGGTGTGGGCGGACGAGTTCGCCGAGTTCGCGGCGGCGCGCCGGGGCGCGCACCGCAGGTCGCTCAGCGACTCGGTGGCCTTCGTGGAGATGGCGCCGGGGGGCTGCGGCGGGGCCGGCGACTTCGACAGGCTCGACGACGACCAGCTCATGTCCATGTTCCCCGACGAGGGCGGGTCCACGGCCCCGGGGTCCGAGAACGGCACCAGCGACAGCGACGGCGACAAGCATGGCAAGGACCGGTACGACGACGGGCACAACGACGATGCTAACCCGGAGGAGCCGGGGCCGGGGCATGCCACGCCGACCTCGTCCACGGAGACGATCCGCGACCCCAAGAGGGTCAAGAG GATACTGGCTAATCGTCAGTCGGCTCAGAGATCTCGGGTGAGGAAGCTGCAGTACATCTCCGAGCTCGAGCGGTGCGTCACAACGCTGCAG AACGAGGTGTCCGTGCTGTCTCCCCGGGTGGCGTTTCTGGATCAGCAGCGGACGATCCTCACCGTCGGCAACAGCCACCTCAAGCAGCGGATCGCAGCTCTGGCGCAGGACAAGCTTTTCAAGGACG CTCATCAAGAGGCGCTGAAGGAGGAGATCGAGAGGCTGCGGCAGGTGTACCAGCAGCAGAACCTCAGGATGTCGTCCGGTGCGGGCGCGGCCTCCGACCACGGCGGGCCGCCCCCGGTGCGCGCGGAGAAGGAGCTCATGAGCTGA
- the LOC125548635 gene encoding uncharacterized protein LOC125548635, translating into MECIVELQQEREHCVTEVPEVDGAELLLELLDASLAAEEEEEAAALGGKHHQLGFPAEDVGEGWVDDGLQELNSIHPHQEAGCEDCGLDGIVVSGFDGCGCSPGPYVLDDVGNAVGYWAEEMEGAGFGFFNGDCVGEWYSDGMAVEWDEGRSYCSFYPSYGAEASAEQPYISPLWE; encoded by the coding sequence ATGGAGTGCATCGTGGAGCTGCAGCAGGAGCGGGAGCACTGCGTCACGGAGGTACCGGAGGTCGATGGCGCCGAGCTGCTCCTCGAGCTCCTGGACGCGTCGCTCGccgccgaggaggaggaggaggcggcggcacTCGGCGGCAAGCACCACCAGCTCGGCTTCCCGGCCGAGGACGTCGGCGAAGGCTGGGTCGACGACGGCCTACAGGAGCTGAACTCGATCCACCCGCACCAGGAAGCGGGCTGCGAGGACTGCGGCCTCGACGGCATCGTAGTGTCCGGCTTCGACGGCTGCGGGTGCTCGCCGGGGCCGTACGTCCTGGACGACGTCGGCAACGCCGTGGGGTACTGGGCGGAGGAGATGGAGGGCGCCGgctttggcttcttcaacggcgACTGCGTGGGGGAGTGGTACTCGGACGGCATGGCCGTGGAGTGGGACGAAGGGAGAAGCTACTGCTCCTTCTACCCATCCTACGGCGCCGAGGCGTCCGCGGAGCAACCGTACATCAGTCCATTGTGGGAGTGA